CccacagcagccctgtgtgtgcagtgatgtTTAGAGGCGGGGTCAATGCGTCAAATCAATGTGACCTGCAGGCCCACCAAACCTCACTGCAAACACAGGGCTGCTGCCAGGGAGAATACGCATCATGTGTAGTGGATTTTGCGcaatgtaaaatacgctgtgcatACGtttagtgtgaccctaccctaaagggttgtctagaaaaaaaatgtaattctttttttttgtttactgtgGCCAGAATGGGGCGggggggaaatggggggggggggactctactcTCCTGCagatcacctgcctctgctgctatTCTGATGCAACCTGGCCCACCGCTTTGCCCTTCCTGGTTGCCACTTGACACAATAAAGTGCCCGCTCCACCAAACAATCACTGGCTGCTGTAGTGACCCTGCCTCAGCCAGGCACTTTTATTTCCTTGTGTTGAAAAACTGGAAACTAGAACATTTTAACATATATTGTTTTTTATACATAGTGACATAGAAAACAGCACTTTGACTTAAATTAGTATATTTCTTATCATAGATTCCCTTTGAATTCAGCTACCTGGTAAAATATTTATCGGCATGCGATACAGGACTAGTTTAACCTTTTATTGTATGTTTACATGGGGGACATTATTTTCAAATTAGTTGGAGCAGCAAAGTGGAGTCAAAACTATTTTTAAAATGATGAAATGTTGTCTCATCCCACAAATTTTTCATCTCACCTATCATGAAGAAGGTTAACCCCCCACTTTTAGAGCCGTGTCTGGCATTTTAACAGTCATCTCTGAATGCCTGactgttttttcttcttcttgcctTTCCGTCTTGCCTGTTTAGATTTCTCATAGCAAACAAATGTCTCTAATGCTTCTAGTTTCCAGGAAGATTGCCAGGGAAAACTTTCAACTCCATAAAAAGAGAAGTAGTTAAACATACACATACGGTGTATTTTTTACTTGAAGTCTTTAATGTTTTCACTGTCCTGTTGTAGTTTTATAAAGTTTCTGATCAGTTTGAGCGTCACCAATAAACAGGTTCTTTATGAAATGTGAAAGATTGTGACTATGCATGTGCTTATCTGTGTAATGCTGACAGCGCAGCAAGAATAGAAGAATGAGCACAGCAGCCATAAACAATTACTTGTAATATGCAGGAATGACAGCTGGCAGCGAACTGAGCAAGGTCCAAATATGGGatctcttccactcctcccataACCTAAACATTTCATCTGCAAGTTTATTTATAAGCTCATTTGAATGTTTCTTGCAAACACTAAGATTTTTCTCTGTGTTCTTTTTTCCTTTAGTTCATCTGCAAGTGATCTCTCCAACTACGAACATGGGTACTTAAGACGGAGCCCTGACCACTACAGCTCAAGGGGTAGCATGGAAAGCCTGGAGCACACTTCATCTGCATATCCTTGTCATCTTTCTCCAGCCAAGTCTACCAACTCCATAGATCAGCTTAGTCATCTGCACACCAAAAGAGACTCTGCATACAGTTCGTTCTCCACCAATTCCAGTATTCCAGAATACCATCCCATTATGTTCTGCAAGGAGAGATCTTACTCTATGGAAAGTATGCTTTCTCGAGGAAACTTGCAAGATGGAATAAAGCATGCAGATATAAGGTATATAAAGACAGTCTATGATTCTCAACGTGGAGTGTCAGAAGAGTATGAGGTCAATTCTTCACTTGTCAAACAGCGAGCCAGATTTTCAAGTGGGTGCTCTAAGAACAGTGGTGGTCCAGTTGGTAGGTTTGACCACAACAGATTTTTGTCTGAGGGGGATATAACTGAAAAGGGCCCTCCTATGCCACCTGCTCGGAGAGACAGCTATGCAGTAACAAAACATCATGAACGACCAAGTTCTTGGTCTAGCATGGACCAGCATAAGTCTTTTCGAACACATTCCAAAGGACCAGGATTAACTATGGCTTGCAGCACAAGTCAACAGCAAAAGCCAATGTATGGGGAAGGACAATTACATACAGTGATGGAAAAGAGTCCAGAGTGTAGCCCTTTAATGAAACCTAAGCAAACGTATTCACATATTCCTCAGCCTGGACAACCTATGCTTCCTACAGGAATATATCCTGTTCCTTCTCCTGAACCACATTTTGCACATGCCCCACAACCACTTAAGACTAATAATGGAAGACTTTACCCAGCACTAGCCAAAGAAGGGGCATCCTCTGGCGGTAAAGGAATTTCTTATTCACATTCGGAAAGCAATGTAAAAACTAATCAAAACGTCCACAACAGTTCTACTTTGTCAACAGACCAGTCCAACAGAATTGATAAAAAAGTTGAAGATGTTGCTCAGTACAAACTCCATTTTTCAGTTAGTCCTGAACATCAGACTGGTTCTCCACAAAGCATCGAAAATAAAATGTCACCTTCAAGATTAAATCAATCATCCATTAAAAGTGATCACCTACTGAAAACTGATTGTAGAAAAAATGCACAGGAGCTTAGTAATACTGAAAAAAGGAGACATTCTGGCCCTGCCTTCCAGAACCAGTGGAGCGACAGCCAAAATAAGTCAGAGGTGTTCTGTGCTGCTACAAGTATCGACTCATGCAGAACAAATAACAGCACTGATACAAACAAAGATAAAGAATATGGACTCTTATACAGTACAGGATCTTCATTGGATAGTCAACTGGATGAAAGACATTCTCCACTTATGTCTCCCTATAAAAGTAAATTAGAAAGCAGAAGTTTTACAAAGCACCTTGAAGATGTTGACTGCTCAGTAATGTCCCATACCAGCCCCCACCAATGCAATGAACCTTCATCTCCTTCTCAAAAGAATTCATTTGATTATACAAGAAGAAGACTACATTCAAGTAGCAACGAAAGTGGCAATAACTTAATACATGGTCGGACAGATGTTAAACAACGAGCTTCAGTTTtagaaaaaattagcaaaattgaacAACGAGAACATGAAACCCAAAAACCTCAGGCTTCGTTTGGAAGTGTATATGGCCAGCAATCTGCACAAAATCTAAGAGGAACAAGCAACAGAGCATCTGTGAACAGCAATGAAGACATAAAGAGTAAGTTTCATTCACAGGATCATGTCCCCGGAGTAGACTCCCGTAGATCTTCAAGTTCCCAAGTTAATGATAAGGTTACTGGGACTCAGCAGTTGAAAAGAGCCGTAAGTTTCCACAGTGCAAAATTAGGGGATGCTCAGAAAACAACACTAGAGAGTCAAGCAGACAAAATTCAGGAGACTAATAACGAGCAGTGTGTTTTGCAAGCCTTGCCAGACAGTGATAAAAGAACAGTGGAGTCTCAAACAATGCCAAATAAAGAAGACCACTGGCAGATTGCTTCACAGGACACTCTCGGTTTTAACAGGGCTTACAGGAACAGTATCAAAGATGCACAGTCCAAAGTCCTAGAAGCAACATCTTATAGGAGGAAAGATTTAGAAATTAGCCCACCACAATACAAGAAGCAAGAGAGAAGTGTGAAGAGACCTTCTTCAGCCGTTGTGTACAGTAAGTCCCCTGCATCCCCACATGCCCCAAAAGAAAGACACAGCATTACACCCACAGACAACTTTTTGAAGAATCAAGAATCTCAAAGCCAAGAAGGAACAGGTGCACCACACCAAGTAGCTCGAATTGGGGCAAGAAGGCGTTTGACTACAGAGCAGAAAAAACGTTCCTATTCAGAGCCAGAAAAGATGAATGAGGTTGGAGCATCCGACAATGAGTTATCAAATACAAGCATTCAAAAAAGGGGACAAAATATCAGCTTCTTGGAACAATCAGTGGCAGACAGACGTAGAATGTTTGAGAGGGATGGCAAAGCCTGTTCAACTGTTAACCTGTCCAAACCAGAGCTTAAGCAACTTCAGCAAAATGCTCTTGCAGACTATATACAGCGTAAAACTGGTCGGAGGCCCTCATCCCAAGAACCTGGACTCTTAAAAGAAAGGTCACAGAGTACCTACTTTTCAGGGAGCTTAATGGACAATCAGAGTGTCTCCTCTACATCTAGTATGAATTCCCTTCAAGAGCAAAATATATTTCGAACTAGGGAttcaaatctttctaaaacaggaCGTGTATCCTCAACTCTTCCCCCTGGTCTTACAGGATTGTTTGACTTTGCAAGCTTGGAGAAAAGTGACTTTCCAGAGAGCAGGGGTCGCACCAGTTCTTTTGTCCAGCAACGACTTTGGATGGAAAGTAGATCCAAAAATGAGCTAAAAGATGTCCTACCAAGAGAAGTGACATCTTCGAAACCAACGGAATTATTAGAGCTTTCAAAACATCGTAAGTCTGATAGAACAACATCAGCTGAAGATTTGGTTCAAAATTTGGCCCAGAATGCTTCCCTACATGTGAGATCAAGGTCCTCTCCTGCTGATGAAAACAGAAGCCAGGTATGTGAGCTTTATGCGTTGTATAATATTTATAAGATGGTCCTTTACATCATGCGCATTGGACTACATCAGACTTTTTATATcaattttttaagtaatttttttaGGCAGTCACATATTATTGGATCTTTAGACACCTTATACATTTATTGTGGGAGACTAGCTTTATATGGAAAGGCAAATAGTGTAAAATGCAGAGGCAGGGACGTAGTAGTACAGTTTAAAACAAAGATGCTCCTGTTTTATTTtcagaacaaaataaaaatacagcaGGTCCAAAAATGTAAGTTCCTTAGCAACTATGCTATAGCAAGGATTTCCAGTTACTCCTAGATTTCTTATACCTTACTTTGCTTTTCCTGGATGTGATATTCCCCTACTACACCTATGACagataccttgggaaaatatagCACCATCGGTGAAACGGTCTCACAATATGTGAAACCTATATTGTTATGGTTAACATATAGATGCAAGTTTATGTAGTTGATGATACTCATGTATTGTTAAGCATAAAGTTTGCACCCTTGCTGCCaatatactatactgtcctttaaaatttttgttttatCTCATAGAAATAGATACAATGCATTTGAAAAGCTTTAGGaccctttcaccttttttttcacattttgttatgttgctgcctagtaaaaaagaaaattaataatCAAGTTTttgccatcattctgcactcaataaccCATAATAACAAAGTGAcagcagaatgttagaaatctatgctaatttattgaaaatgaaaaactaaatacataagtattcagaccctttactcagggcttagttgaagcacctttagcagtgattacagcctccagtcctcTTGGGACAAGGTTTACACATCTGTATTTGGagcttttctgccattcttctctgcagattctctcAAGCTCTGCCAGGTTGAATGGGGACTTTTGGTGGAAGACATTTTCAGGTCTCTTCAGAaatgttcaagtcagggctctgattgggccactcaaggacatttacagagttgtccctaagctgtTTCCAGGTTGTCATGGCTGTATGCTTAGAttcattgtcttgttgaaaggtGAACCATCGGCCCAGTCTTATGTcctgagcactctggatcaggttttcagaGAGAATATTTCTgtacattcagctttccctcaaccctgatcaTTCTCCTGTCTAAGCTACTGAAAAACAcctccacagcatgatgctgcccccaccatgcttcactgtaggggtcgtattgggcaggtgatgagcagtgcctggtttcctccagacatgatgcttagaatcaagcccaaaaagttcaatcttgcatttatcagaccagagaatcttgtttttcACATTCCTGACAGTCCTTTAGTTGCTCCAGACGGGCTTTCATGTGTTATTTACTGCCATAAAGCCTAGATTGTGGAGTGATGCAGTAATGATTCagcttctggaagtttctcccatctgtacacaggatctatGGAGATCAGCCAGACCATTGGTTCTTGATCAccccccttaggctgggttcacatatgtgcgGCGTCcatggcgtgcaccggagggaaactgatgctagaactgatcccattgatttgaatgctacagttcacaatcatccagaatTTTGATGCTAAATGGTTGGACATGCCAGAAGGCACCGGATAGGGGAACGTAGCttcctgcgttcccctgtccagcgtccagaaaacaatggacaccggatgccatacaactgatgacaactgatgcacgttgtcatcagttatggcatcagttgcatcaagaTCTAGGTTGAGTTCCCCTATGCcgaatgccggacatatgtgaatccagccttaccaAGGCTCCTTCTCCCCGATTAGATTGGTGTGTCGGATAGCTCAAGGAAGAGTTCTAGTTGTTCCAAACACCTTCTGTTTAAGAATTATTGaagccactgtgctcttgggatcTTTCAGTGTAGCAGaagttttttgtacctttttccAAATCTGTGCCTATTCACAATCTGAGctttacaggcagttctttccccagctgtaacactttatatatacaggtgactccaatcaaatccaagaaaaaatgggaggtcccagagctaaatttcaagaatcatagcaaagggtctaaatACATATGTCCATGCAATATTTCTAAATTTCTATTTTAACATTGTCAATATGGAGTATTGAGCgcagaatgatgggggagggacttgattttctttttttcacaaagccgcaacataacaaaatgtgaaaaaagtaaaagggtctgaagaTTTGGCAAATGCATTGTATATTAGTTTCACACCATATATTGTTAGATATTTctatacaaattttatttttaaagtatttttaaAGGATATATtaaagtatcattaacattttaaaagttggtaatattaatatattggagaatacagaaaaaaatcattttggGAAATTTTCACCAACTAAGGACTTTGAACTATAAATAATCGGGAAAACAAATGTACACTTGGTGAGTGGTTCTTTTACAAACCACTCACACTCTTTGATTGCCTATATTGCAATATCCCATGAAGATCCTTGTCCGCTACAATCCACTTCGGTTGGTTCCAAACCACTCCGAATaggtaaatgaaaaaacaaaaaaatatacaaaaaatcgGAGAGCGGTCTGAATCAACTATAAAGTGCATACAAAGTCTTTTCTTCGCACTTACTTcactgagagtttttttttttctaaaccccCCTCAGTCCTGCACACCTTCAAACATCCACCCTGGACACCACTCACTGCACCGGGTGTTCACCTCTCGCTTTTCCTTCTCACTTCGAGAGCTGCCGGAATCTTTTGGAAGCAACCGAAACCCAAGCATTCTTTATTCGTACAAGGTAACAAATTTATTTTGCTAAAACatacaataaattaataaaagtaCTAGTACAACATTATCCGACGCGTTGCGGGGATTATTCCCCTTCCTCAGAGATACACTCTTCTACATCAGTAACCGTCTTATATACATCTTTTTCACTCCAATTCTAACCCGGAAGCAAATTCCTATTGGACAACACATACACCTGGAATCTCTTCCAGTGTTAAATAATATTtgatttgtatattatatatattttttttttatgtttttatgtttattataaataaacataaaaatatatatacaaatcaaATATGATATAACACTGGAAAAGATTCCAGGTGTAGGTGTTGTCCAATAGAAATTTGCTTCCGGGTTAGAATTGGAGTGAAAAAGACGTCTATAAGACGGTGACTGATGTAGAAGAGtgtatccctgaggaaggggaataaTCCCCGCAACGCGTCGGATAATGTTGTACTAGTACcttttattaatttattgtatGTTTTAGCAAAATAAATTTGTTACCTTGCACGAATAAGAATGCCTGGGTTTCGGTTTCTTCCAAAAGATTCCGGAAGCTCCCGAAGTGAGAAGAAAAAGCAAGAGGTGAATGCCCGGTCCAGTGAGAGGTGTCCAGGGTGGATGTTTGAAGGTGTGCAGGATTGAGAGGGGTttaggacaaaaaaaaacctctcagTGAAGTAAGTGTGAAGAAAAGACATTGTATGCACTGTATGCACTTTATAGTTGATTCAGTACGCTCTCCTATTTttagtatatataatttttttcataatattaaaggggtattccaggatttttttttatttgactatgctacaggggctgtaaagttagtgtagtccataatatagtgtctgtacctgtgtgtgatggttttctcacaattcttatgtgattttaaccccaatatttatttttaacagcatacaaaatgactgttgtctcagatttttcccagcttgcaatgcggccgagacctgactcactagtcagctgatgacagggagcctgtctgcttcagtgggtggagggatcgttTGGTGGGCAAGGGATCAATCTTCAActaatgcaaaagctgtaggcaccctgattgaaaaccataggtcttttgaatggatgcagctcatatgtttcaatgggtggagtggctgatgtgtgggaaggaggaaaatggaattgtgggatttgtagtaaaaaaaagaaaagttaaacaggaaataccagttcacaaaaagctagccacagttttatggtaatctcatgacatagtcaTTTAcccccaagacaagagcagatccttccttagcctgtccattactgtctgccaggtacatactaaaatcgccttatggtggataacccctttaatatagaacTGTAAAACTAGCCAATTTCACAAATAGCACCATATTATTTGTATTTAGTTTCCTGCCAAATATATGAGAATCTAGATATCCTTACATTATCTATCACCTACATACAGGATGGATGCCACCTGTATTGCATTTTATCTCCTATGCAAATCATTTAAAGTCTGGATTTTTAGGTCATGAAGACACATTTAGGAGTGTGCCTCTAACCTGGGAACATCTTTTGTTTACATTAGTAGAATCTTTTTTACTATTCACCATATAAGGTAGAACATTCAATAGATTTAATCTTCTACAGAAAGTAACAATAATGTAGCCATCATGTTGCAATGAGAAGTTATTGGGTTATTAAAAGTGTGTAAAATTCTATCAGAAAATATTCTTTCGGGATGTTTGCTGCAGTAACTTGGTACTTGGTATTGTCGCTGATGGCTCTGTCTGACTCTTTGACCCAAGCAGCGAGACAAGCTCCCTCTTACTTTGTGTTGTTGTCTCTCTGGAGATTTTATATCTGAATAGCTGGCATTCTGGAGGAAAGAATTCATCACGTAAAAGTCTCTTTTACTAGTGCTGCCCATCCTCTATATACCGGTCTTTCTTTATTCATTAAGAGCCTAGTACTCATTTATATTCCATGCACTTTGTTTCCCATAGAAATGCTATCACTATAACACCATTGCAATGTAGTCACAGTTATGTAGTAGTCATATATAAACCTATCTTCTTGATATTCCACTATAATGACTTGACTCCAATGTGTATGTCCGTCTACATCCTTCTGTGTATGCCCTATTGTGCAACTTTCCTTTCACATTGTCTTTTTTCGTTAACTTTTTAAAATCTTCTCAttattctatatttcatattggTCCTCTTAATATTAGCAGATATAGAAATGTTTTTGTCATTCAATAGGAAATTATGTTATTTGCGACTGAGATGCAATTTTTTGTATGTTTCTGCATTATTTTCTTGCTACAATTATAATGATGCAGTGTAAgggttcacacacagtttttttttttgtttgttttagtttttttgtgttttttcagcCAATTATGAAAACAAAAGgatgcaaaaaaatttataaattactgccattttttcagtttttttctatgAATCAAAtacagcctttttttttaattacagtgtgtgaacatggcctaacagtgTATTAACATTGTTGCAATGCAGTCACTAGTATAATTCCAGTATTACTTATTTATAGCAAATTTTGTTGGGTATAAGATTACTTTAAGGAAGTTGCTGTAAATATAACTAATAATATATTTTCTGACTGTTCACACTAATAactggtataatttttgtttagatgagactttttttctggtatacagtcatggccataaatgttggcacccctgaaatttttcaagaaatgaagtatttctcacagaaaaggattgcagtaacacatgttttgctatacacaagtttattccctttgtgtgtattggacctaaaccaaaaagggaggaaaaaaagcaaattggacataatgtcataccatactccaaaaatgggctggacaaaattattggcacccttaacttaatatttggttgtacaccctttggaaaaagtaactgaaatcagtcacttcctataaccatcaatgagattcttacacctctcagccggaatgttggatcacttttcctttgcaaactgctccaggtctctcttattttcaacagcaattttaagatctctccacaggtgttcaatgggatttagatctggactcattgctggccacttcagaactctccagcgctttgttgccatccatttctgggtgcattttgacgtatgtttggggtcattgtcctgctggaagacccaggatctcagctttctgacactgggctgtacagtgcgacccaaaatccgttggtaatcctcagatttcatgatgccttgcacacattcaaggcacccagtgccagaggcagcaaaacatccccaaaacatcattgaacctctaccatatttcactgtaggtactgtgttcttttctttgtaggcctcattccatttttggtagacagtagaatgatgtgctttaccaaaaagctctatcttggtctcatctgtccacaagatgttttcccagaaggattttggcttactcaagttcattttggcaaaatgtagtcttcatttattttaaacggatagtttgcgctgacactgatgctccctgagcctgcaggacagcttgaatatctttggaactggtttggggctgcttatccaccattcggactatccttcgttgacacctttcatcaatttttctcttccgaccATGcctagggagattagctacagtgccatgggttgcaaacttctttataatgttgcgcactgtggacaaaggtaaatctagatatctggagatggacttgtaaccttgagattgttgatatttttctacaattttggttctcaagtcctcagacaggtctcttctcctctttctgttgcccatgcttagtggggcacacacaaacacacaatgcaaagactaagtgaactttcaggtgtgatttttatattgtccacacctgttacttgcctcaggtaagtttaaaggagcatcacatgcttgaaacaatcttatttttccacaattttgaaagggtgccaataattttatccagaccatttttttgaatgtgtgtaacattatgtccaatttgctttttttcttccctttttggtttagttccaatacacacaaagggaataaacatgcatatagcaaaacatgtgttactgcaatccttttctgtgagaaatacttccttttcttgaaaaatttcaggggtgccaacatttaccgccatgactgtataaagtgaccaaaaagtgagAAATTCTGgacttggactttggatttttttttacgtttatggcattgactgtgcggtttcattaacattacatttaaaTAGTTCGGACATGTCCACACGCAGAGATGCATGcaaaatgtttgtttatttttgtttacataaattttttatttatttttgtttacataaaaaaaaatttaaatgggaaaaaggggtgaatcaaacttttattagtgagtAGGGGCCTATGCACATTAattaacaccttttttttttacaattttacatgCATATTACATATTAATATTACATGCAATATTTAACTGCAAACTCTGAGCAAAGTTGTGCCATAACAAAacttaataataataactctttatttatatatagccacacagattccgcagcactgtacactcaaattgatTCCTGTTCCCAtcggggctcacaatctaaacctatcCGTATGTGTGGGAGGAAtagccattgatcagtgttattggtgcttcaCTATTCTTGAAGCGCCAATTCAACACCCTCTGACTGTCTTTGCAGCTTATCGGGACCCTGCGATTTCACCGCTGAGGTCCCAAACAGTTTCCCTAATCATCTGGCACATACATTTTAgcacttttagatgctgcaatggtCTTTCATTACAGTATCTAAAAGCTAAATGCCAGACATGAGCcttatcggtgatgtccggcattagccgtggctcctagct
Above is a genomic segment from Hyla sarda isolate aHylSar1 chromosome 1, aHylSar1.hap1, whole genome shotgun sequence containing:
- the SHROOM3 gene encoding protein Shroom3 isoform X2, with protein sequence MMQISQGTIGSPWHQAYHSSSSASDLSNYEHGYLRRSPDHYSSRGSMESLEHTSSAYPCHLSPAKSTNSIDQLSHLHTKRDSAYSSFSTNSSIPEYHPIMFCKERSYSMESMLSRGNLQDGIKHADIRYIKTVYDSQRGVSEEYEVNSSLVKQRARFSSGCSKNSGGPVGRFDHNRFLSEGDITEKGPPMPPARRDSYAVTKHHERPSSWSSMDQHKSFRTHSKGPGLTMACSTSQQQKPMYGEGQLHTVMEKSPECSPLMKPKQTYSHIPQPGQPMLPTGIYPVPSPEPHFAHAPQPLKTNNGRLYPALAKEGASSGGKGISYSHSESNVKTNQNVHNSSTLSTDQSNRIDKKVEDVAQYKLHFSVSPEHQTGSPQSIENKMSPSRLNQSSIKSDHLLKTDCRKNAQELSNTEKRRHSGPAFQNQWSDSQNKSEVFCAATSIDSCRTNNSTDTNKDKEYGLLYSTGSSLDSQLDERHSPLMSPYKSKLESRSFTKHLEDVDCSVMSHTSPHQCNEPSSPSQKNSFDYTRRRLHSSSNESGNNLIHGRTDVKQRASVLEKISKIEQREHETQKPQASFGSVYGQQSAQNLRGTSNRASVNSNEDIKSKFHSQDHVPGVDSRRSSSSQVNDKVTGTQQLKRAVSFHSAKLGDAQKTTLESQADKIQETNNEQCVLQALPDSDKRTVESQTMPNKEDHWQIASQDTLGFNRAYRNSIKDAQSKVLEATSYRRKDLEISPPQYKKQERSVKRPSSAVVYSKSPASPHAPKERHSITPTDNFLKNQESQSQEGTGAPHQVARIGARRRLTTEQKKRSYSEPEKMNEVGASDNELSNTSIQKRGQNISFLEQSVADRRRMFERDGKACSTVNLSKPELKQLQQNALADYIQRKTGRRPSSQEPGLLKERSQSTYFSGSLMDNQSVSSTSSMNSLQEQNIFRTRDSNLSKTGRVSSTLPPGLTGLFDFASLEKSDFPESRGRTSSFVQQRLWMESRSKNELKDVLPREVTSSKPTELLELSKHRKSDRTTSAEDLVQNLAQNASLHVRSRSSPADENRSQDFSVKHEVSVKSMSYVSTGTGLRPPKGKTEDASEKVAHEPAFSSYTTHHTSPGGEKQTHPSSRTIQMGIQRHTRAQSLTPASTVHNHLHSGRQNTITSLSHPNPSKITQFSSSLKSKDFLAIEGNLCPPKNTDMSLDKEKNKTSMDLSSHSDNLVNTNYEKTKSFPPQRPPILKIQCMDLGKEENLPHTNTPCPVAENSSSIGRQMNTMWSTSSSEPETPSNNGKVSLRISESCLQLSSPVVVHDEEDDEVFVKEKDTFPESPFITPSPSPPPSLKDASLKESQEKIQHVPSAPLRKNLNEKYPILVDNTENKDKEDRTLHPLTFSLPVNNSELAQTQIPQFSTSSIGWSSSSLHYPPTQDEATSSTALEISDQKTSTFESILSQASTNVMTPEDVKSQELAKEIVSKDKSLADILDPELKMKTTMDLMGDLFMKSTCTLRENNRRWLKERMVPDNVLAAENEMTDNKKIPAENGIRSSVFYSMSATKAELLQRLTDIHAEGARGVEHLDVNEKKAELIASLNHKLEILKHAKESLLVDIKLNNSLGEEVEVLIENLCKPNEFDKYKMFIGDLDKVVNLLLSLSGRLAKVENVLSTLGEDVSAEERNTWTEKKKQLCGQHEDARELKENLDRREKLVTDILGNYLTNEQFQDYQHFVKMKSALLIEHRELDDKIKLGQEQLNCLLESLPTDFLASRKVPSASTGSIKMLPPLITSL